From a single Brassica napus cultivar Da-Ae chromosome C9, Da-Ae, whole genome shotgun sequence genomic region:
- the LOC106415388 gene encoding mediator of RNA polymerase II transcription subunit 16 isoform X2, with product MNQPQVSLGNSTGGDAEEEEEEVNQHQEEAESRDQIVVEEKSAEGDDQMEVDPVSPATVFCVTLKQPNSNLLHKMSVPELCRNFSAVAWCGKLNAIACASETCARIPSSKAIPPFWIPIHILIPERPTECAVFNVVADSPRDSVQFIEWSPTSCPRALLIANFHGRITIWTQPTQGAANLVHDATSWQCEHEWRQDIAVVTKWLTGASPYRWLSSNSKTSSGTNAKSTFEEKFLSQSSESSARWPNFLCVCSVFSSGSVQLHWSQWPSNQGGTAPKWFSTKKGLLGAGPSGIMAADAIITDSGAMHVAGVPIVNPSTIVVWEVTPGPGNVLQATPKISTGSHVPPSLSSSAWTGFAPLAAYLFNWQEYLISEINKGKKPTDQESSDAISLSCSPVSNFSAYVSPEAAAQSAATTTWGSGVTAVAFDPTRGGSVIAVVIVEGQYMSPYDPDEGPSITGWKVQRWESSVQPVVLHQIFGSPTSNFGGQVPTQTVWVSRVDLSIPPTNDFKNHQTAVAGPSVDAQKEPDSGDDKANKVVFDPFDLPSDIRTLARIVYSAHGGEIAVAFLRGGVHIFSGPTFSPVENYQINVGSAIAAPAFSPTSCCSASVWHDAAKDCAMLNIIRVLPPALPPNQSKVDQSMWERAIAERFWWSLLVGVDWWDAVGCTQSAAEDGIVSLTSVIAVMDADFHSLPSTQHRQQYGPNLDRIKCRLLEGTNAQEVRAMVLDMQARLLLDMLGKGIESALVNPSALVIEPWRTDGETILGTDPEAMAVDPALVSSIQAYVDAVLDLASHFITRLRRYASFCRTLASHAASTGTGSNRNMVASPTQNASSPATIQAVPDKSVNHGPGQPTATTSTTNSSGSTQMQAWMQGAIAKFSSSNDGVSNSTASPVSGSATFMPISINTGTFPGTPAVRLIGDCHFLHRLCQLLLFCYFQRLQASRNHQRNADASSQKLQTGATSKSEEVNSAKPNPALNRMEEAQGFRTSQLGAGVKGIDDNSARTTKMGSGNAGQGYTFEEVRVLFHILMDLCKRTAALPHPLPGSQVGSGNIQVRLHYIDGNYTVLPEVVEAALGPHMQNMPRPRGADAAGLLLRELELHPPSEEWHRRNLFGGPGTDPEDAVPSDDTFFTQGHSLDVYDRVQSLWPRKRRMSERDAAFGLNTSVGLGAYLGIMGSRRDVVTATWKTGLEGVWYKCIRCLRQTSAFASPGASKQPNPNEREAWWTSRWVYCCPMCGGTWVRVV from the exons ATGAATCAGCCCCAAGTTTCTTTGGGTAACAGCACTGGAGGAGAcgcggaggaagaagaagaagaagtgaatcAACATCAGGAGGAGGCTGAATCTAGGGATCAAATCGTCGTCGAGGAGAAATCAGCTGAGGGAGACGATCAGATGGAGGTTGATCCCGTGAGTCCCGCAACTGTGTTCTGCGTTACTCTTAAACAGCCCAACTCCAATTTGCTCCATAAGATGAGCGTCCCTGAACTCTGCCGTAACTTCAG TGCCGTCGCGTGGTGTGGCAAGTTGAATGCTATTGCTTGCGCTTCTGAGACCTGCGCCAGGATTCCAAG CTCCAAGGCAATTCCACCCTTTTGGATCCCAATTCATATCTTAATACCCGAGCGACCTACTGAGTGTGCCGTGTTCAATGTTGTGGCAG acTCTCCTCGTGACTCTGTCCAATTTATTGAATGGTCTCCCACTTCTTGTCCTCGTGCATTACTCATTGCCAACTTTCATGGACGGATTACTATCTGGACGCAGCCTACTCAG GGTGCGGCTAACCTAGTGCACGATGCTACCTCCTGGCAGTGTGAGCATGAATGGCGTCAGGACATTGCTGTTGTTACAAAGTGGTTGACGGGGGCTTCTCCT TATAGGTGGTTATCCTCCAACTCCAAGACAAGTTCTGGAACAAATGCAAAGTCAACTTTCGAGGAGAAATTTCTCTCACAGAGCTCCGAAAGCTcag CTCGGTGGCCCAACTTTCTCTGTGTATGCTCTGTTTTCTCATCGGGGTCCGTTCAGCTTCATTGGTCCCAGTGGCCTTCTAACCAAGGAGGCACTGCACCAAAGTGGTTTAGTACAAAGAAAGGTCTTTTAGGTGCAGGGCCTAGTGGGATTATGGCTGCTGATGCTATCATAACGGACAGTGGTGCCATGCATGTAGCAGGGGTTCCGATTGTAAATCCCTCAACAATTGTAGTATGGGAGGTGACCCCTGGCCCGGGAAATGTACTCCAGGCGACTCCAAAAATCTCTACAGGCAGTCATGTGCCACCATCCCTTAGTTCTTCCGCTTGGACAGGCTTTGCTCCTTTAGCTGCATACTTGTTCAACTGGCAAGAATACTTGATATCCGAGATAAATAAAGGGAAGAAGCCTACGGATCAAGAATCCAGCGATGCAATATCACTTAGCTGCTCGCCAGTTTCCAATTTTTCTGCTTACGTAAGTCCCGAAGCTGCAGCTCAGTCTGCGGCAACCACTACATGGGGATCTGGAGTTACTGCTGTTGCTTTTGATCCAACTCGTGGTGGTTCAGTAATAGCTGTTGTTATAGTTGAGG GACAGTACATGTCGCCATATGATCCAGATGAAGGTCCTTCAATCACAGGTTGGAAAGTACAGCGCTGGGAATCAAGTGTTCAACCTGTTGTACTGCATCAGATATTTGGAAGCCCAACTTCGAATTTTGGTGGACAGGTCCCCACACAAACTGTCTGGGTATCGAGAGTGGATTTGAGCATACCACCTACAAACGATTTCAAGAATCATCAAACAGCTGTTGCAGGGCCTAGTGTGGATGCACAAAAGGAGCCTGATTCTGGTGATGACAAGGCTAACAAGGTTGTTTTTGACCCTTTTGATTTGCCAAGTGATATTCGTACACTTGCACGGATTGTCTATTCTGCTCATGGTGGTGAAATTGCGGTTGCTTTTCTTCGCGGCGGAGTTCATATCTTTTCGGGTCCAACTTTTTCACCCGttgaaaactatcaaataaaTGTCGGTTCAGCTATTGCTGCACCCGCATTTTCTCCAACGAGCTGCTGCTCGGCTTCTGTATGGCATGATGCTGCGAAGGACTGTGCTATGTTGAATATCATTCGTGTTCTTCCGCCTGCCCTTCCACCTAACCAATCAAAGGTTGATCAATCAATGTGGGAGCGGGCGATTGCTGAGAG ATTCTGGTGGAGTCTTTTGGTTGGAGTTGATTGGTGGGATGCAGTTGGCTGTACACAGAGTGCTGCAGAGGATGGCATTG TTTCGCTGACCAGCGTGATTGCTGTCATGGATGCTGATTTTCATTCCCTTCCTTCAACACAACACAGGCAACAATATGGTCCT AATCTAGACAGGATCAAATGTCGGTTACTTGAAGGAACCAATGCTCAGGAGGTTCGTGCCATGGTCTTAGATATGCAAGCAAGATTGTTGTTGGACATGCTTGGAAAAGGAATTGAATCAGCTCTTGTGAACCCTTCAGCGTTGGTTATTGAGCCATGGCGAACAGATGGTGAGACCATATTAGGCACCGATCCTGAGGCAATGGCTGTCGATCCTGCTCTTGTTTCCAGTATTCAG GCTTATGTGGATGCTGTTCTTGACCTGGCTTCTCATTTTATCACACGTTTAAGACGCTATGCGAGTTTTTGTCGGACACTTGCAAGCCATGCTGCTTCCACTGGAACTGGCAGTAATCGCAACATGGTTGCCAGTCCCACACAAAATGCATCGTCTCCTGCAACAATCCAGG CTGTTCCTGACAAGTCAGTGAATCACGGACCAGGGCAACCTACTGCTACTACTAGTACTACAAACTCCAGCGGAAGCACACAAATGCAAGCTTGGATGCAAGGTGCCATAGCGAAATTTAGTAGCTCAAATGATGGAGTGTCAAACTCTACTGCAAGCCCAGTCAGTGGTTCAGCTACCTTCATGCCAATAAGCATCAATACAGGAACATTTCCTGGAACACCAGCTGTTCGGCTCATTGGGGACTGTCATTTCCTTCACCGGTTATGCCAGCTGTTGCTATTCTGTTACTTCCAGAGGTTACAGGCTTCACGAAATCACCAGAGAAATGCTGATGCCAGTTCACAAAAGCTTCAAACGGGGGCTACCAGCAAGTCGGAAGAGGTCAACTCTGCTAAACCAAACCCTGCCTTGAACAGGATGGAGGAAGCCCAGGGATTCCGGACTTCTCAGTTGGGTGCTGGAGTGAAAGGGATTGATGATAATTCTGCCCGTACAACAAAGATGGGATCTGGGAATGCTGGTCAAGGCTATACTTTTGAGGAG GTGAGAGTTCTTTTCCATATACTAATGGATCTCTGCAAGAGAACAGCTGCGCTTCCGCATCCCTTGCCTGGCTCTCAGGTAGGTAGTGGGAACATCCAAGTTCGACTTCACTATATTGATGGAAACTACACTGTGTTGCCTGAGGTGGTAGAAGCAGCTCTTGGACCACATATGCAG AACATGCCTCGTCCAAGAGGAGCTGATGCTGCTGGCCTTCTACTTCGGGAGTTGGAGCTTCATCCCCCATCCGAAGAATGGCATAGAAGAAATTTATTCGGTGGTCCCGGAACAGATCCTGAGGATGCGGTCCCGTCAGATGATACTTTTTTCACGCAGGGTCATTCCCTAGATGTGTACGACAGAGTCCAAAGTCTTTGGCCAAGAAAACGCAGAATGTCTGAAAGAGATGCGGcttttggtttaaatacttcTGTGGGTTTGGGTGCTTATCTTGGGATCATGGGTTCTCGTAGGGATGTTGTCACCGCCACGTGGAAAACTGGTCTTGAAGGAGTTTGGTACAAG TGCATAAGATGCTTAAGGCAGACATCTGCATTTGCTTCACCAGGTGCTTCTAAGCAGCCAAATCCGAATGAACGTGAGGCGTGGTGGACCAGCCGTTGGGTTTATTGCTGCCCCATGTGTGGTGGAACGTGGGTCCGTGTTGTATAG
- the LOC106415388 gene encoding mediator of RNA polymerase II transcription subunit 16 isoform X1 gives MNQPQVSLGNSTGGDAEEEEEEVNQHQEEAESRDQIVVEEKSAEGDDQMEVDPVSPATVFCVTLKQPNSNLLHKMSVPELCRNFSAVAWCGKLNAIACASETCARIPSSKAIPPFWIPIHILIPERPTECAVFNVVADSPRDSVQFIEWSPTSCPRALLIANFHGRITIWTQPTQGAANLVHDATSWQCEHEWRQDIAVVTKWLTGASPNQYRWLSSNSKTSSGTNAKSTFEEKFLSQSSESSARWPNFLCVCSVFSSGSVQLHWSQWPSNQGGTAPKWFSTKKGLLGAGPSGIMAADAIITDSGAMHVAGVPIVNPSTIVVWEVTPGPGNVLQATPKISTGSHVPPSLSSSAWTGFAPLAAYLFNWQEYLISEINKGKKPTDQESSDAISLSCSPVSNFSAYVSPEAAAQSAATTTWGSGVTAVAFDPTRGGSVIAVVIVEGQYMSPYDPDEGPSITGWKVQRWESSVQPVVLHQIFGSPTSNFGGQVPTQTVWVSRVDLSIPPTNDFKNHQTAVAGPSVDAQKEPDSGDDKANKVVFDPFDLPSDIRTLARIVYSAHGGEIAVAFLRGGVHIFSGPTFSPVENYQINVGSAIAAPAFSPTSCCSASVWHDAAKDCAMLNIIRVLPPALPPNQSKVDQSMWERAIAERFWWSLLVGVDWWDAVGCTQSAAEDGIVSLTSVIAVMDADFHSLPSTQHRQQYGPNLDRIKCRLLEGTNAQEVRAMVLDMQARLLLDMLGKGIESALVNPSALVIEPWRTDGETILGTDPEAMAVDPALVSSIQAYVDAVLDLASHFITRLRRYASFCRTLASHAASTGTGSNRNMVASPTQNASSPATIQAVPDKSVNHGPGQPTATTSTTNSSGSTQMQAWMQGAIAKFSSSNDGVSNSTASPVSGSATFMPISINTGTFPGTPAVRLIGDCHFLHRLCQLLLFCYFQRLQASRNHQRNADASSQKLQTGATSKSEEVNSAKPNPALNRMEEAQGFRTSQLGAGVKGIDDNSARTTKMGSGNAGQGYTFEEVRVLFHILMDLCKRTAALPHPLPGSQVGSGNIQVRLHYIDGNYTVLPEVVEAALGPHMQNMPRPRGADAAGLLLRELELHPPSEEWHRRNLFGGPGTDPEDAVPSDDTFFTQGHSLDVYDRVQSLWPRKRRMSERDAAFGLNTSVGLGAYLGIMGSRRDVVTATWKTGLEGVWYKCIRCLRQTSAFASPGASKQPNPNEREAWWTSRWVYCCPMCGGTWVRVV, from the exons ATGAATCAGCCCCAAGTTTCTTTGGGTAACAGCACTGGAGGAGAcgcggaggaagaagaagaagaagtgaatcAACATCAGGAGGAGGCTGAATCTAGGGATCAAATCGTCGTCGAGGAGAAATCAGCTGAGGGAGACGATCAGATGGAGGTTGATCCCGTGAGTCCCGCAACTGTGTTCTGCGTTACTCTTAAACAGCCCAACTCCAATTTGCTCCATAAGATGAGCGTCCCTGAACTCTGCCGTAACTTCAG TGCCGTCGCGTGGTGTGGCAAGTTGAATGCTATTGCTTGCGCTTCTGAGACCTGCGCCAGGATTCCAAG CTCCAAGGCAATTCCACCCTTTTGGATCCCAATTCATATCTTAATACCCGAGCGACCTACTGAGTGTGCCGTGTTCAATGTTGTGGCAG acTCTCCTCGTGACTCTGTCCAATTTATTGAATGGTCTCCCACTTCTTGTCCTCGTGCATTACTCATTGCCAACTTTCATGGACGGATTACTATCTGGACGCAGCCTACTCAG GGTGCGGCTAACCTAGTGCACGATGCTACCTCCTGGCAGTGTGAGCATGAATGGCGTCAGGACATTGCTGTTGTTACAAAGTGGTTGACGGGGGCTTCTCCT aATCAGTATAGGTGGTTATCCTCCAACTCCAAGACAAGTTCTGGAACAAATGCAAAGTCAACTTTCGAGGAGAAATTTCTCTCACAGAGCTCCGAAAGCTcag CTCGGTGGCCCAACTTTCTCTGTGTATGCTCTGTTTTCTCATCGGGGTCCGTTCAGCTTCATTGGTCCCAGTGGCCTTCTAACCAAGGAGGCACTGCACCAAAGTGGTTTAGTACAAAGAAAGGTCTTTTAGGTGCAGGGCCTAGTGGGATTATGGCTGCTGATGCTATCATAACGGACAGTGGTGCCATGCATGTAGCAGGGGTTCCGATTGTAAATCCCTCAACAATTGTAGTATGGGAGGTGACCCCTGGCCCGGGAAATGTACTCCAGGCGACTCCAAAAATCTCTACAGGCAGTCATGTGCCACCATCCCTTAGTTCTTCCGCTTGGACAGGCTTTGCTCCTTTAGCTGCATACTTGTTCAACTGGCAAGAATACTTGATATCCGAGATAAATAAAGGGAAGAAGCCTACGGATCAAGAATCCAGCGATGCAATATCACTTAGCTGCTCGCCAGTTTCCAATTTTTCTGCTTACGTAAGTCCCGAAGCTGCAGCTCAGTCTGCGGCAACCACTACATGGGGATCTGGAGTTACTGCTGTTGCTTTTGATCCAACTCGTGGTGGTTCAGTAATAGCTGTTGTTATAGTTGAGG GACAGTACATGTCGCCATATGATCCAGATGAAGGTCCTTCAATCACAGGTTGGAAAGTACAGCGCTGGGAATCAAGTGTTCAACCTGTTGTACTGCATCAGATATTTGGAAGCCCAACTTCGAATTTTGGTGGACAGGTCCCCACACAAACTGTCTGGGTATCGAGAGTGGATTTGAGCATACCACCTACAAACGATTTCAAGAATCATCAAACAGCTGTTGCAGGGCCTAGTGTGGATGCACAAAAGGAGCCTGATTCTGGTGATGACAAGGCTAACAAGGTTGTTTTTGACCCTTTTGATTTGCCAAGTGATATTCGTACACTTGCACGGATTGTCTATTCTGCTCATGGTGGTGAAATTGCGGTTGCTTTTCTTCGCGGCGGAGTTCATATCTTTTCGGGTCCAACTTTTTCACCCGttgaaaactatcaaataaaTGTCGGTTCAGCTATTGCTGCACCCGCATTTTCTCCAACGAGCTGCTGCTCGGCTTCTGTATGGCATGATGCTGCGAAGGACTGTGCTATGTTGAATATCATTCGTGTTCTTCCGCCTGCCCTTCCACCTAACCAATCAAAGGTTGATCAATCAATGTGGGAGCGGGCGATTGCTGAGAG ATTCTGGTGGAGTCTTTTGGTTGGAGTTGATTGGTGGGATGCAGTTGGCTGTACACAGAGTGCTGCAGAGGATGGCATTG TTTCGCTGACCAGCGTGATTGCTGTCATGGATGCTGATTTTCATTCCCTTCCTTCAACACAACACAGGCAACAATATGGTCCT AATCTAGACAGGATCAAATGTCGGTTACTTGAAGGAACCAATGCTCAGGAGGTTCGTGCCATGGTCTTAGATATGCAAGCAAGATTGTTGTTGGACATGCTTGGAAAAGGAATTGAATCAGCTCTTGTGAACCCTTCAGCGTTGGTTATTGAGCCATGGCGAACAGATGGTGAGACCATATTAGGCACCGATCCTGAGGCAATGGCTGTCGATCCTGCTCTTGTTTCCAGTATTCAG GCTTATGTGGATGCTGTTCTTGACCTGGCTTCTCATTTTATCACACGTTTAAGACGCTATGCGAGTTTTTGTCGGACACTTGCAAGCCATGCTGCTTCCACTGGAACTGGCAGTAATCGCAACATGGTTGCCAGTCCCACACAAAATGCATCGTCTCCTGCAACAATCCAGG CTGTTCCTGACAAGTCAGTGAATCACGGACCAGGGCAACCTACTGCTACTACTAGTACTACAAACTCCAGCGGAAGCACACAAATGCAAGCTTGGATGCAAGGTGCCATAGCGAAATTTAGTAGCTCAAATGATGGAGTGTCAAACTCTACTGCAAGCCCAGTCAGTGGTTCAGCTACCTTCATGCCAATAAGCATCAATACAGGAACATTTCCTGGAACACCAGCTGTTCGGCTCATTGGGGACTGTCATTTCCTTCACCGGTTATGCCAGCTGTTGCTATTCTGTTACTTCCAGAGGTTACAGGCTTCACGAAATCACCAGAGAAATGCTGATGCCAGTTCACAAAAGCTTCAAACGGGGGCTACCAGCAAGTCGGAAGAGGTCAACTCTGCTAAACCAAACCCTGCCTTGAACAGGATGGAGGAAGCCCAGGGATTCCGGACTTCTCAGTTGGGTGCTGGAGTGAAAGGGATTGATGATAATTCTGCCCGTACAACAAAGATGGGATCTGGGAATGCTGGTCAAGGCTATACTTTTGAGGAG GTGAGAGTTCTTTTCCATATACTAATGGATCTCTGCAAGAGAACAGCTGCGCTTCCGCATCCCTTGCCTGGCTCTCAGGTAGGTAGTGGGAACATCCAAGTTCGACTTCACTATATTGATGGAAACTACACTGTGTTGCCTGAGGTGGTAGAAGCAGCTCTTGGACCACATATGCAG AACATGCCTCGTCCAAGAGGAGCTGATGCTGCTGGCCTTCTACTTCGGGAGTTGGAGCTTCATCCCCCATCCGAAGAATGGCATAGAAGAAATTTATTCGGTGGTCCCGGAACAGATCCTGAGGATGCGGTCCCGTCAGATGATACTTTTTTCACGCAGGGTCATTCCCTAGATGTGTACGACAGAGTCCAAAGTCTTTGGCCAAGAAAACGCAGAATGTCTGAAAGAGATGCGGcttttggtttaaatacttcTGTGGGTTTGGGTGCTTATCTTGGGATCATGGGTTCTCGTAGGGATGTTGTCACCGCCACGTGGAAAACTGGTCTTGAAGGAGTTTGGTACAAG TGCATAAGATGCTTAAGGCAGACATCTGCATTTGCTTCACCAGGTGCTTCTAAGCAGCCAAATCCGAATGAACGTGAGGCGTGGTGGACCAGCCGTTGGGTTTATTGCTGCCCCATGTGTGGTGGAACGTGGGTCCGTGTTGTATAG